The following DNA comes from Anopheles coustani chromosome 2, idAnoCousDA_361_x.2, whole genome shotgun sequence.
caatttttacatttttttttatcgtcctTCCAAAGGACATTCGAATCAACAAGCTATCCACTAGAGGGAAGCTTAAGGGAAAGCACCAGTTTTGTATCCTCGAAACAAACCCCGCAAGGCAATATCGCATACGTTTACGACGCTGTATTTATTATACTTATTtattgaacagaaaaaaaaactaacgaaaCAGAAAACCCGACGAGTACGGGGCATCGGAACAGAACATCCCGGCTCCCGTGAGCCGACGGAATTCTTTTCCGTTGACTGTGACGCTAGAACACGCAGTACAGAGGGCAGGATTGCAATCGAAATGGTGCTGCGTTGCGCCTCTGGGTTCCTAAAAAGACTGGCATACCTCCATGGCATTGTATTGGTTTTGTAAACTTTCTTTATATATTTTGCTTTCTACGATGCCTTTCTGGTCggttaacttttttattttgagcgGAAAGAGGTtttacacacacaaaaatgcaATGCCATTTGCAACAAAAAAGCGGGGCATAATCGTGTGATCACACACGAAACGATGTGGTTGGTGGAGAGGGGAGAGGAAAAGTAACGGAGGTTACATGGTACAATTTTGTTCATATGTCATGGAATAAAAGAGTTTTTCTTTGTATTATAGCATATCTCAAAAGGgattaaaatttttattgttttttttagtttttttatacaaacttTCGAATTTAATtgtgcaaaaggaaaaaaatgctcTACAATATGTTGTGTTTCAGGAATGAATGTCCTTCCGTTTTAAACAACACCATTGTTGATTTTCTCATTactatttccaaacaaaataacgttAAAAATGGATTGGATGGAACATCTGAATCGGgcttttttccactttcttaCAGTGCTATGTTGAACGCATAGAATTTAAAGAAAGTTAACTTCAACTTGTTCGAAAATAAGGCTGTTGCTTTCATTTTTTGCCAACTTTGGTCTAAATTATCATCATGATCGGGAATTAGGCAGTTAGATAGGATTCGATACATATAATCCGAAGTTGAGAATATTTGAGGGCACGCAAAAACCCAATTGCTGGCAATAAAGCAGAAAGCAGTTCAGTCTCCGTATACCTAATTCGAAGTTTATTAGTTGAGTCAAAGCACGTGGATGATATAAAGAAAcggataaataaattataaatatgtATATTCGAAAAAGCACATCCCAGGAAAATGGCTTCCCTCATTTCGGATACGTTCGTTCACAAAAAGCACAGAAAACTACATTCAGCAGCCGCGCGAACTCGATAGTTAGAATATTGGAGCTTTACCATAACCGCTATTTAATCATTCAATTACTCAAACCCTATAACACAAAcccgaaaaaaatgaaaacgttgATGTTATTAGCTGTGTTGGCTTAACGTGTTGCATGTTTAAATCTCTATTTGCGATAGGAAAAAGCCgttaaataaaactttcctAAACACTAATCACGTGGCAAAAAGGGGGAGACTGGTTTAGACTCCTCTTATCCGGGAGTGGACTCGAATATCGAAACGATTCCCCTAGGACCTAGGATAAACAAGTATATCAACAACCAACATCTTAGAAAGGCTGTCAATAGAAATACTGTGAACATATACAAATCTTCCATCTTGACTAGAAGCGGAAATAGCTttggggaggaaggaaaaatcataCAACAACCAtcttttaacaaatatttagCGACCCTGCAAAAGGGAGATGTTTTGAGGAATTCTTAGCCTGCAATATACTCACGATACAGCACCCGTAGAAATTCGTTTTTGTACCAAGCCAGTTAACGTTTGGGACGTCTTTAGAGAGCAAAAGAATTCgaaaatgtttcgaaaaaaaagtattatcAAAGCATTGCGAGCAAAGAGGGAAAGTCATGGCGGATGTGGGACGTTTAAGAGCAGTACAACCGACGGCGGTCGATGCGTTGGATTCGTTTATGAATACATCTGTGTACAGAATAAGTGCATTAGTGAAAGGATTACTATCATTAGAGAAACTATTACCTATTATTATTGATAGCATTAACTGAATCAACAAAGAGAAACCAAGTAAGTAGCCGAGTGTAGACGGaataaaattggaaaacatttaaaaacttaaTTCTTTGAAATCGTTCATTCGATTGTCGCTTTTAAATGGTAAGTTGGTAATTGCaaactttttaaatatacGCTCTGTTCCTTTATTATAACAAGATGCAATGTAAATGGGCAGACACACACGAAAACAATATCTCATGGTTGTGTTTAGCTAGCAGTAAATACCGGTAGAATAGTGGTTGATTGCTGGGGTAAGTTTCTTATCCGGACGCTTCACTCTTTTCTTTGTAAGATATCACACCTTTGTCTATCAAGTCCGGGACTTCGACCGCTAGCCATGGCGCCaactggaaggaaaaaagcatgTTCAATTGATTAAAGTTCACACATTGTGTCGTTTCTGAGCTCTTACCCCCAATGCCATCGCGTGTGCGATGCCAAACTTGGGTACATTTCTCGCCCACAGCGGTTTAAAGTGATCGGTCAGACAAATCTTTCCCCCTCGATACATCTTCGCCGTTTTGCCGTCGAGCTCAGGCAGGGCTATTTCCGGTGCGGTCGCTGGGTAGGTGATGGGAATCTGAGgagaacaggaaaaaaaactcaattatAATGATACGGGAAGGATCGAGAGACATGTTCACTTACGTCGAACTCCACGTCGAACTCGTACTTGTGCAGATTATGCATGTACCAGCATTTGCCGAACCATTTCGTACCCTCCTTGTTCGACTCTAACCGGAACCAGTCCATATCAGCAGCTTTGTTATTTTGCACATACTGAAAAGGAAACGTGTGCAATCACGTCAGTACTTAGACCCTCGGTTTCGCACTTTCTAATTCGTACTTTTATCAGCGCCTGGTATTCCTCCTTCAATCGTTGCACCCAAAGTTCCTTTTCCCTCGGGCCAGCCCTGGTCTTGAGCAGTGGAATGCTGCTCAGAGCCTTGCGGGTTCCATCGTCAACCATTGTGAACTGCGGGATACGCTGCAAGGGAAATGATCACTACTTTTACACTATTCTCAACAAAATATGGTAAAGAATCGAACGAGAAGCTGTTTGCACAATTTTTGCCTTTCGCTTCTGTTGACAACTGTGAACGACGTGTCAAAACAATTGTTGTTTACGCTGTCAGTGGACGACACATGCCAAATCGCAAATTGGCAAGTTTAAATCGACGGTTCAGGAGTGCTGCATATAATATATTACacagaaataataatttactcAAAAACTATAGAACATCATGCAATTAGTTCGTATATTTTGAAAAGAACTATACAATTTtgaccaaggtttttgaagcttgttgttTTGGTAAATGGCATATGTGTTGTCTTGCAGACAAGTTGCGCTGTCAGTTTCGCAGTGTttagtgatgggaaaatgaTTTCTATATATGGAAGAGTCAATCCCTGCAGGGCTGCAAATCTATCGAATTAAATAATCTCCTGATTTGAATCCCCAAATAAGGCAGACACGAGACTATatattaacaataaaaatccGCTAATGTATCGTAACAAAAAGGTTGTATAATGCAGATGATTAGAAGTGAACCATTTACAAGAAATTGGACGTCGAATTAGACGTGGTTTCAAA
Coding sequences within:
- the LOC131266567 gene encoding ubiquitin-fold modifier-conjugating enzyme 1 gives rise to the protein MVDDGTRKALSSIPLLKTRAGPREKELWVQRLKEEYQALIKYVQNNKAADMDWFRLESNKEGTKWFGKCWYMHNLHKYEFDVEFDIPITYPATAPEIALPELDGKTAKMYRGGKICLTDHFKPLWARNVPKFGIAHAMALGLAPWLAVEVPDLIDKGVISYKEKSEASG